A DNA window from Limanda limanda chromosome 6, fLimLim1.1, whole genome shotgun sequence contains the following coding sequences:
- the LOC133003906 gene encoding sulfotransferase 2B1-like, whose amino-acid sequence MSSEELYWDYRGLILPKMIHNAESMEFAQEFKFKDDDVMAVTYPKSGTVWMQEILRLVLNGGDLKPIQTIPNFDRVPWLEGERLSFVVDQLKSPRALVTHLPYHLMPASFHTSKAKVIYVVRDPKDVLVSSYYFHQMAALLEDPGTFDEFLEKFLDGRVAYGKWTDHVKSWRHTELTDRIMYISYEEMVQDLPASLRRLSGFLGTNLSEDTIQKVAEHCTFKAIKTNDMANFSLLPKEYMDTDKSPFFRKGIAGDWKNHFSPEQLARFTSLICKEMEGESFSLPWSLD is encoded by the exons ATGTCCTCTGAAGAGCTGTACTGGGACTATCGTGGATTAATACTCCCCAAGATGATTCATAACGCAGAGAGTATGGAGTTTGCGCAGGAATTCAAGTTTAAAGACGATGATGTCATGGCTGTCACGTACCCGAAGTCAG GTACAGTCTGGATGCAGGAGATCCTGCGACTGGTGCTTAATGGTGGTGACCTGAAGCCAATCCAAACCATTCCAAACTTCGACAGGGTGCCTTGGCTGGAGGGGGAGAGATTGTCCTTTGTTGTGGATCAATTGAAATCTCCGCGAGCACTAGTCACTCATTTACCTTATCACCTCATGCCTGCATCCTTTCACACCTCCAAAGCCAAG GTGATCTATGTTGTCAGGGACCCAAAGGATGTCCTGGTGTCTTCATACTACTTCCACCAGATGGCAGCACTCCTCGAGGATCCAGGAACTTTTGATGAGTTCTTGGAGAAATTCCTGGATGGCAGAG TGGCGTATGGAAAATGGACAGACCATGTGAAgagctggagacacacagagctgaCAGACAGAATCATGTACATCTCATATGAAGAAATGGTTCAG GACCTACCTGCGTCTCTCAGGCGTTTATCTGGTTTCCTTGGCACTAACCTGAGTGAAGACACCATTCAGAAGGTCGCAGAGCATTGCACCTTCAAGGCCATTAAGACCAACGACATGGCCAACTTCAGCCTGCTACCAAAGGAATACATGGACACTGACAAATCTCCATTCTTCAGGAAAG GTATTGCTGGAGACTGGAAAAATCATTTCAGCCCAGAGCAGCTGGCCCGGTTCACATCACTCATTTGCAAAGAGATGGAGGGTGAGAGCTTCTCTCTGCCGTGGAGTCTGGACTGA